A single genomic interval of Pyrobaculum arsenaticum DSM 13514 harbors:
- a CDS encoding putative CRISPR-associated protein → MRPVFFGITVGASLLTNAAKRGLLPEGLDRLRPDDPRQAELDKAPRGALVEYAALNPRECCAELNTVAAVLERWSWMAVDLSFVLYASDTGQGRLAAEVIKEALCRVASGFWRGGRCGGRVRVVEGLGWEDKFGEALLRLATAIREDFSEARREGRMPYIVATGGFKPESTFAVVAAYAAGAVGVFYIHETFRRLVELPMVPLQLHGAVAKFARGEADEHRLARELGLDVQHLEAVGLLVEEGGARRLNPLLERLL, encoded by the coding sequence ATGCGTCCTGTCTTCTTCGGCATAACCGTCGGCGCGTCGCTTTTGACCAACGCGGCGAAGAGGGGCCTCTTGCCGGAGGGGCTTGACAGGCTTAGGCCCGACGACCCTAGGCAGGCCGAGCTGGACAAGGCCCCGAGGGGGGCTCTGGTGGAGTACGCCGCCTTGAATCCGAGGGAGTGCTGCGCGGAGCTGAACACCGTCGCCGCTGTTTTGGAGAGGTGGTCTTGGATGGCGGTGGACCTCTCCTTCGTTCTCTACGCCTCTGACACTGGGCAGGGGAGGCTGGCGGCGGAGGTGATTAAGGAGGCCCTCTGCAGGGTGGCGTCGGGGTTCTGGAGGGGCGGGAGGTGCGGGGGGAGGGTGAGGGTGGTGGAGGGGCTGGGGTGGGAGGATAAGTTCGGCGAGGCTCTGCTCCGGCTGGCGACGGCGATTAGGGAGGACTTCTCCGAGGCTAGGAGGGAGGGCCGCATGCCCTACATAGTGGCGACGGGGGGCTTCAAGCCTGAGTCCACCTTCGCGGTTGTTGCGGCGTACGCGGCGGGCGCAGTGGGCGTTTTCTACATCCACGAGACGTTTAGGAGGCTTGTGGAGCTCCCCATGGTCCCCCTCCAACTGCACGGGGCTGTGGCGAAGTTCGCCCGGGGGGAGGCGGATGAGCACCGGCTGGCGAGGGAGCTGGGGCTGGACGTCCAGCACCTGGAGGCGGTGGGGCTTCTGGTAGAGGAGGGGGGCGCCCGGCGGCTTAACCCCCTCCTCGAGAGGCTTTTATGA
- a CDS encoding CRISPR-associated protein produces the protein MTYLLSAVGLSALKALGVSREEAARLAGSKLAGFAERCPGPGRIAELHVALAVSRLAGGPVELELIATDTPEALLAARLVLLCAEATGAARPLGFVAVKRFAPGSYDAAAQLLRAALERLGRARGERFVSITTGFNLVAVYLALAGWMAGARVVYVDEGGGVHEVPRVRGAPGDVEIFK, from the coding sequence GTGACGTATCTCCTATCTGCGGTGGGCCTCTCGGCGCTGAAGGCCCTCGGCGTTTCTAGAGAGGAGGCGGCCCGGCTCGCCGGCTCAAAGCTGGCCGGCTTCGCGGAGAGGTGTCCGGGGCCTGGCAGGATTGCCGAGCTACATGTGGCTCTCGCCGTGTCTAGGCTGGCGGGGGGCCCGGTGGAGCTGGAGCTCATCGCGACGGACACGCCGGAGGCCCTCTTGGCGGCTAGGCTGGTGCTCCTCTGCGCGGAGGCCACCGGCGCCGCACGGCCGCTGGGCTTCGTGGCTGTTAAGCGCTTCGCCCCGGGGTCCTACGACGCTGCGGCGCAGCTCCTAAGGGCGGCTCTTGAGAGGCTGGGGAGGGCGAGGGGGGAGAGGTTCGTCTCAATAACCACGGGGTTCAACCTCGTGGCGGTGTATCTGGCCCTGGCGGGGTGGATGGCGGGGGCGAGGGTGGTCTACGTGGACGAGGGGGGCGGGGTGCACGAGGTGCCGCGGGTGAGGGGGGCGCCGGGGGACGTGGAGATATTTAAATAG
- a CDS encoding DNA double-strand break repair nuclease NurA, whose translation MDELFVLAGLLGVLGESAGEPSVELVGARGEGGVSSCGYYVVRRGFGVPPGDVHGLDSHTSVVEFEGVSVIVATGALVGRVLATVPGVAARWLGVRLNFRGGVELLEGSGLYYRSEVLGVPFDAGFDLEAARDEVRYHVEGVLAGVWDGGGVLLVDGPVFRVPDVYQSGGGFFRLYLELARARAALLRGAVGVVKRVERSRYLARCAGVGSDDEVAARRLLNNSPGYVGPVVVEWEGLRKYLFYVAVPAPRGVRVFRVEALEEGLAEEAASWLGSLSDASGLPLPLAVADRVARRLNAAAVKLLYAASPVEPTYRGLEVVQAALGEL comes from the coding sequence GTGGATGAGTTGTTTGTGTTGGCTGGGTTGCTTGGGGTGTTGGGTGAGAGTGCGGGGGAGCCGTCTGTGGAGCTTGTGGGGGCGCGGGGGGAGGGGGGTGTGTCTTCTTGTGGGTACTACGTGGTGAGGCGTGGGTTTGGGGTGCCGCCGGGGGATGTGCATGGGTTGGATAGCCACACGTCGGTAGTGGAGTTTGAGGGGGTGTCTGTTATTGTGGCTACTGGGGCGTTGGTGGGGCGGGTTTTGGCCACGGTACCGGGGGTGGCGGCGAGGTGGCTGGGGGTTAGGCTGAATTTTAGGGGTGGGGTTGAGTTGCTGGAGGGTTCTGGGCTGTATTACAGGTCGGAGGTGCTTGGGGTGCCTTTCGATGCTGGGTTTGACTTGGAGGCGGCGAGGGATGAGGTGAGGTACCACGTGGAGGGGGTGTTGGCGGGGGTGTGGGACGGGGGTGGGGTGTTGCTGGTGGATGGGCCGGTGTTTAGGGTTCCCGACGTGTACCAGAGTGGTGGGGGGTTTTTCCGGCTGTATCTGGAGTTGGCTAGGGCGAGGGCGGCGTTGCTGAGGGGGGCGGTGGGGGTTGTGAAGAGGGTGGAGCGGTCTCGGTACTTGGCGAGGTGTGCCGGGGTTGGGTCGGACGACGAGGTGGCGGCGCGGCGGCTTTTGAACAACTCGCCGGGGTACGTGGGGCCGGTGGTGGTGGAGTGGGAGGGGCTTCGTAAGTACTTGTTCTACGTGGCTGTGCCTGCGCCGAGGGGGGTTCGGGTGTTTCGGGTGGAGGCGCTTGAGGAGGGGCTTGCGGAGGAGGCGGCGTCGTGGCTGGGGTCGCTTTCAGACGCCTCTGGGTTGCCTCTGCCGCTGGCTGTGGCGGATAGGGTGGCGCGGCGGCTGAACGCGGCGGCTGTGAAGCTCCTCTACGCCGCTTCGCCGGTGGAGCCGACGTACCGGGGGCTTGAGGTGGTGCAGGCGGCGCTGGGGGAGCTGTGA
- a CDS encoding AAA family ATPase, protein MYLSVKNIKQIKEAEIEGDKIVLYGPNGGGKSTLIHLALLVLDSISSSDIRHTAGTLIYYDHVINKRAFREDSSALLRFQTAGREYTIEVRGTKMMVDNAEYELFADRSEKIADVSLWHIDEGRAQYVGTRLCDFASIHIEENFAASVKCPQLAEKLYVPHEGGFGRVYYDMAQSGGSWISTRELSYGQRRFLAILAALHSGDFVFVENFEAGLHVDFMVELLEVAARTENTVVLETHSAFVVRRAPELGFRVYKVEGGTAKFVHDPKDVELFRREIQYLRLT, encoded by the coding sequence GTGTATCTGTCTGTGAAAAATATTAAGCAAATTAAGGAAGCTGAGATAGAGGGGGATAAGATTGTCCTGTACGGCCCCAACGGCGGGGGGAAGTCTACGCTTATTCACCTCGCGCTCCTCGTGCTTGATAGTATCAGCTCTTCGGACATCCGCCACACCGCCGGCACATTAATATACTACGACCACGTAATTAACAAGAGGGCGTTTCGGGAAGACTCAAGCGCGTTGCTGAGGTTTCAAACCGCCGGGAGGGAGTACACCATTGAGGTGAGGGGGACAAAAATGATGGTGGACAATGCGGAGTACGAGCTCTTCGCCGACAGATCTGAAAAAATCGCCGACGTATCGCTGTGGCATATCGACGAGGGCAGAGCCCAGTACGTTGGGACAAGGCTGTGCGACTTCGCCTCTATACATATCGAGGAGAACTTCGCGGCTAGCGTCAAATGCCCCCAGCTGGCTGAGAAGCTGTACGTTCCCCACGAGGGGGGCTTCGGGAGGGTTTACTACGACATGGCCCAGTCAGGTGGTAGCTGGATCTCCACGAGGGAGCTGTCCTATGGGCAGAGGCGCTTCCTCGCCATATTGGCCGCCCTCCACTCCGGCGACTTCGTCTTCGTGGAGAACTTCGAGGCGGGGCTTCACGTGGACTTCATGGTGGAGCTTCTCGAAGTAGCGGCGCGCACAGAAAACACCGTGGTGCTGGAGACGCACAGCGCCTTTGTGGTGAGGCGGGCGCCGGAGCTGGGCTTCAGGGTGTACAAGGTGGAGGGCGGCACGGCGAAGTTTGTGCATGACCCAAAAGACGTGGAGCTCTTCCGGCGCGAGATCCAGTATCTAAGACTTACGTGA
- a CDS encoding RAMP superfamily CRISPR-associated protein, protein MIDCLAPGHNVASCVVRELVERSKRGPVELPHFSREVALGLRGFKVDVGLVERYLKELQAAMRALYPHVYRIDLELQTPLVVHVRNPYMPLEIGIAWHPYFNAPYIPATSIKGALRAGAGGALCGRAPAELFGEVGAAGEAAVTDAFPTTPDVLSADVITPHYKEPDFRETKASPTPLVFPVARPGATFAFLIGLEFPCDFAEVHRYVGDALREGLGAKTRVGYGIIKLK, encoded by the coding sequence ATGATCGACTGCCTAGCCCCCGGACATAACGTCGCCTCCTGCGTGGTGCGGGAGCTGGTAGAGCGGAGCAAGAGGGGGCCTGTGGAGCTCCCCCACTTCAGCAGGGAGGTGGCGCTGGGGCTGAGGGGCTTCAAGGTAGATGTCGGGCTGGTGGAGCGCTACCTCAAAGAGCTCCAGGCGGCAATGCGCGCTCTGTACCCCCATGTCTACCGCATCGACTTAGAGCTCCAGACGCCGCTGGTGGTCCACGTGAGAAATCCCTACATGCCGCTGGAAATCGGGATTGCGTGGCACCCCTACTTCAACGCGCCCTATATCCCGGCCACTTCCATAAAGGGCGCCCTCAGAGCCGGGGCGGGCGGGGCGCTCTGCGGGAGGGCGCCGGCAGAGCTCTTCGGCGAGGTGGGGGCCGCGGGCGAGGCCGCCGTGACCGACGCCTTTCCCACCACCCCCGACGTATTGTCGGCGGACGTCATCACGCCGCACTATAAGGAGCCGGACTTCCGCGAGACCAAAGCGAGCCCGACGCCGCTGGTATTCCCCGTGGCCCGGCCCGGCGCCACCTTCGCCTTCCTCATCGGCCTGGAGTTCCCGTGCGACTTCGCGGAGGTCCACCGCTACGTCGGCGATGCGCTGAGGGAGGGCCTCGGGGCTAAGACAAGAGTAGGTTATGGAATAATTAAATTGAAGTAA
- the cmr1 gene encoding type III-B CRISPR module RAMP protein Cmr1 gives MKAEFEVTIATPLSVGSFDPNLVDRHFYIRPTSVKGIWRWWARAFALGALFEAGCPDMKAAAGLVAKWGFGTTGAASAYRITVEVREPPQVKTVRRRQRSGIQRLDLVALSRDVEYAVGGRFVLRIEGGGRYFDHALRILAVALTLSGVGKGSRKSLGVLDVTAARGDAPRERSVRDLIEAVKREAGRDAACTGKAQRGELPPAPAIARDAFEVYSARAGFQEVHGFFLRPNRARAASGSYSAPDPMDHMAWFFGLPRSQKGTGYMSPGEGRGSERGKELRRASAVFAAAHGDRHVYGRGTYISIFLSLDWPEQLKWVGGSGTRTIRIDAAAVRKARDLFLQLVQSRWGLQRVWP, from the coding sequence ATGAAGGCGGAGTTCGAAGTAACCATCGCCACGCCGCTGTCCGTCGGCAGCTTCGACCCCAACCTCGTGGACCGCCACTTCTACATACGGCCCACGTCGGTGAAGGGGATATGGCGGTGGTGGGCCAGGGCCTTCGCCCTGGGCGCGCTCTTCGAGGCCGGGTGCCCCGACATGAAGGCGGCGGCCGGCTTGGTGGCTAAGTGGGGCTTCGGCACGACCGGCGCGGCCTCGGCGTATAGGATAACGGTGGAGGTTAGGGAGCCCCCCCAGGTGAAGACCGTGAGGAGGAGGCAACGCTCCGGCATCCAGCGCTTAGACCTAGTGGCGCTTAGCAGAGACGTGGAGTACGCCGTTGGGGGCCGCTTCGTGCTTAGGATCGAGGGCGGGGGGCGGTACTTCGACCACGCCCTGCGCATCCTCGCAGTTGCGCTGACCCTCTCGGGGGTGGGGAAGGGCTCTAGGAAGTCCCTTGGGGTCCTGGACGTGACAGCGGCGAGGGGCGACGCCCCCAGGGAGCGTAGCGTGAGGGATCTCATAGAGGCCGTTAAGCGGGAGGCGGGCCGGGATGCGGCGTGCACCGGCAAGGCGCAGAGGGGGGAGCTCCCGCCGGCGCCCGCCATTGCGAGGGACGCCTTCGAGGTGTACTCCGCGCGGGCGGGCTTCCAGGAGGTTCACGGCTTCTTCCTCCGCCCCAACAGAGCCCGCGCGGCCTCCGGCTCCTATTCCGCCCCGGACCCCATGGACCACATGGCGTGGTTCTTCGGCCTCCCGAGGAGCCAGAAGGGTACCGGCTACATGTCGCCCGGGGAGGGCAGGGGCTCGGAGAGGGGGAAGGAGCTGAGGAGGGCCTCCGCCGTCTTCGCCGCGGCCCACGGCGATAGGCACGTCTACGGCCGGGGGACCTACATCTCGATATTCCTCTCGCTGGACTGGCCCGAGCAACTTAAATGGGTCGGCGGGTCGGGGACGCGCACCATAAGGATCGACGCCGCGGCCGTTAGGAAGGCGCGGGACCTCTTCCTCCAGCTCGTCCAGAGCCGCTGGGGCCTCCAGAGGGTGTGGCCATGA
- the cmr5 gene encoding type III-B CRISPR module-associated protein Cmr5 has translation MTWLEEALGCIKLIDSLCGSEAKSAFRTRARQIPSDIYYIGTAYAFAVLAARSGEKAIYAPGDLANKIGAICRGDLGKEEKGYALYGACLLEALKKLGIPTGNLVDTLKALDERGAVVDMEIAEYVDWLKKLAEAKFEKEE, from the coding sequence ATGACCTGGCTGGAGGAGGCGCTGGGCTGCATAAAGCTAATAGACTCCCTCTGCGGCAGTGAGGCGAAGTCGGCCTTCAGGACGAGGGCGAGGCAGATCCCCTCTGATATATACTACATCGGCACGGCATACGCCTTCGCGGTTCTGGCCGCCAGGTCTGGCGAGAAGGCCATATACGCCCCCGGCGACTTGGCAAACAAGATAGGTGCAATATGTAGGGGGGACTTGGGCAAAGAGGAGAAGGGCTACGCCCTCTACGGGGCGTGCCTCCTGGAGGCTCTGAAGAAGCTGGGCATACCCACGGGCAACCTCGTGGACACTTTGAAAGCCCTAGACGAGAGGGGGGCTGTGGTAGACATGGAGATAGCGGAGTACGTCGACTGGCTTAAAAAACTGGCAGAAGCCAAGTTCGAAAAGGAGGAATGA
- the cmr4 gene encoding type III-B CRISPR module RAMP protein Cmr4 — protein sequence MPGRLFWVLALTSIHPGVGRSEAAHVDLPVQRDEFGLPAIWATSLKGAVRAKAEGGLFAGPYCVDVGKKDECAKVIAAFGPKPEYASEHSSAVAFLDAKLFAVPARSLRGVWIYVTSPLLLGFAKLYSQALGVPLSLPQLPTVGEGEVALSSGRFAENNVAVINEMKFKVVGEQAPALNLPPFDKVKQITGSEPGFAVVSDQDLPRVVRRSLLVQYRVRLKKETKTVETGPWSEEYIPPFTVFITGIHCNGRVREAVRVRLPPKDDKKNEEVVELKNFDPCAYVESKAKGPLWIGGKETVGKGLVEIL from the coding sequence ATGCCAGGTAGGTTGTTTTGGGTCCTGGCCTTGACTTCGATCCACCCAGGAGTTGGACGCTCGGAGGCGGCCCATGTGGATCTCCCCGTCCAGAGGGACGAGTTCGGCCTCCCCGCCATATGGGCGACGAGCTTGAAGGGGGCTGTTAGGGCTAAGGCGGAGGGGGGCCTATTCGCGGGGCCTTACTGTGTCGACGTGGGGAAGAAGGATGAGTGCGCCAAGGTGATTGCGGCTTTTGGCCCCAAGCCTGAATACGCATCGGAGCACTCCTCGGCCGTTGCTTTCTTAGACGCCAAGCTCTTCGCGGTGCCCGCCCGGTCTTTGAGGGGGGTGTGGATCTACGTGACGTCCCCCCTCCTCCTCGGCTTTGCGAAGCTCTACTCGCAGGCCCTTGGGGTGCCGCTGAGCCTCCCCCAGCTGCCCACGGTTGGGGAGGGGGAGGTGGCGCTGTCCAGCGGGAGGTTCGCCGAGAACAACGTGGCGGTGATAAACGAGATGAAGTTCAAGGTGGTTGGGGAACAGGCGCCGGCGCTGAATTTGCCCCCCTTTGACAAGGTCAAGCAAATAACTGGTTCCGAGCCCGGCTTCGCCGTTGTCAGCGACCAGGACCTGCCCAGGGTCGTGAGGAGGAGCCTCTTGGTCCAGTACCGCGTGAGGCTTAAGAAGGAAACAAAGACGGTTGAGACGGGGCCGTGGAGCGAGGAGTACATCCCGCCTTTCACGGTGTTTATCACCGGCATCCACTGCAACGGCCGGGTTAGGGAGGCGGTGAGGGTTAGGCTACCCCCGAAGGATGACAAGAAAAACGAGGAGGTGGTGGAGCTGAAGAATTTCGACCCATGCGCCTATGTTGAGTCCAAGGCTAAGGGGCCGCTGTGGATAGGCGGGAAGGAGACCGTGGGCAAGGGGCTAGTGGAGATCCTATGA
- the cas10 gene encoding type III-B CRISPR-associated protein Cas10/Cmr2, which produces MGWFDKAWALLHDPPYKALWPLGYKPLGGKTHEEEAKRLMAALLGGTKLGGGAPDERTSRIVAAADRLASSFDRWALSTEGEAKYWVKPAELVNPFNPAYAARVEPPPPEQFGGRIESFVKNVNRVVREAGDEKEAYFALYAVYELAWIEAGLPALPADTRVPTHTIFDHLYATASVMNWVGDGGEPRGDACLLEIDIPGIQKVISSARKAGDYRAGSMLVSLAIWGTAWRYMDKHGPDVLLSPSPRFNPFLYLQLRRLYGWGESALRLYRKVAGMALGADVAALLDKTPLVPGTAYLALPSCSDAERAVEHFEDALDEIRAMVLGEREAKLPLAGSTTGDVLKIAKAALEVAPRRYLPVRVRYASISEAWGAAEEAAREVSREAGFEVDPARFIFWALMKVLKEKPAVPHPVAWFDKGGAPRFVKRYGGPWIYSSLDPDQPAVLKLSGVVTPQGVDYDEEAKAALAQIGVQNLAELAKVFRPKEALGPVDVLKRALYYGVSRDRVESVEAVALRWHYRRGYFKNCPDLQRRVEEVLQGADAEAVFTSPEAADKTLAQAPQLCGGDPAIPAPTLMYAIIRADGDNIGKLISGCLPPAQRPPVEDRLVEGDKGQWEEDQRRLEKLEKAVQVLGEKAKCRGAGGGAEARYAVPSPAYYAALSASMMITALKDAYIVAKHDGEVVFAGGDDLLAFAPLAAAFHIVKESREAYWGEGGFHKIGPYSLPALAAYGKSYSVRAAHSITDFMAIEVEEATRLLEKAKEAVRGKDALAISTSTGHAGFAKARHAALVEQIAEAYRTGNLSKNLPYDLERWAGDGLRCGGGETCREAASIILTYVASRNSKNGIPSRLEELLDAVADGADAALKNAAELLKAAREWA; this is translated from the coding sequence ATGGGTTGGTTTGACAAGGCGTGGGCCCTGCTCCACGACCCGCCCTACAAGGCCCTCTGGCCACTGGGCTACAAGCCGCTGGGAGGGAAGACCCACGAGGAGGAGGCCAAGCGCTTGATGGCGGCTCTCCTGGGCGGCACCAAGCTCGGCGGCGGGGCGCCGGACGAGAGGACGTCTAGGATAGTCGCCGCCGCTGACAGGCTTGCCTCTTCCTTCGACCGCTGGGCCCTCTCCACGGAGGGCGAGGCGAAGTACTGGGTCAAGCCGGCGGAGCTGGTCAACCCCTTCAACCCGGCGTACGCGGCAAGAGTAGAGCCGCCGCCCCCGGAGCAGTTCGGGGGACGGATAGAAAGCTTCGTAAAAAACGTAAACCGAGTAGTTAGGGAGGCCGGCGATGAGAAAGAGGCCTACTTCGCCCTGTACGCGGTGTACGAGCTTGCGTGGATCGAGGCCGGCCTGCCGGCCCTGCCAGCAGACACGAGGGTCCCCACCCACACCATATTCGACCACCTATACGCCACCGCATCTGTGATGAACTGGGTCGGCGACGGCGGCGAGCCGAGGGGGGACGCCTGCCTTCTTGAAATCGACATCCCAGGCATCCAGAAGGTGATCTCCTCAGCGAGGAAGGCCGGGGACTACCGCGCCGGCAGCATGTTGGTCTCCCTGGCTATTTGGGGCACGGCGTGGAGGTACATGGACAAACACGGCCCCGACGTGTTGCTCTCCCCATCCCCCCGCTTCAACCCCTTCCTGTACCTCCAGCTGAGGCGCCTCTACGGCTGGGGGGAGTCGGCGCTTCGGCTGTACAGAAAGGTGGCGGGCATGGCACTCGGGGCGGACGTCGCGGCGCTGTTGGACAAAACGCCCCTGGTCCCAGGCACGGCGTATTTAGCCCTCCCCAGCTGCTCCGACGCGGAGAGGGCAGTGGAGCACTTCGAGGACGCGCTCGACGAGATAAGGGCCATGGTCCTGGGGGAGAGGGAGGCGAAGCTCCCCCTAGCGGGCTCAACGACTGGCGACGTCTTGAAAATAGCCAAGGCGGCCTTGGAGGTTGCGCCAAGGAGGTACCTCCCAGTGAGGGTGCGCTACGCCTCTATCTCAGAGGCGTGGGGCGCGGCGGAGGAGGCCGCCCGGGAGGTCAGCAGGGAGGCGGGGTTCGAGGTGGACCCCGCCAGGTTCATCTTCTGGGCCTTGATGAAAGTCTTGAAAGAAAAGCCGGCGGTGCCCCACCCAGTGGCCTGGTTCGACAAGGGCGGCGCCCCCAGGTTTGTTAAGAGGTACGGAGGGCCGTGGATCTACAGTAGCCTAGACCCAGACCAGCCAGCGGTCCTGAAGCTCTCGGGCGTTGTAACCCCCCAAGGGGTTGACTACGACGAGGAGGCCAAGGCCGCCTTGGCCCAGATCGGGGTGCAGAACCTCGCCGAGTTGGCCAAGGTCTTTAGGCCAAAGGAGGCCCTCGGCCCAGTAGACGTGCTCAAGCGGGCTCTGTACTACGGGGTGTCCAGGGATAGGGTGGAGTCGGTGGAGGCGGTGGCCCTTAGGTGGCACTACCGCCGTGGGTATTTCAAAAACTGCCCAGACCTGCAGCGGAGGGTGGAGGAGGTCTTGCAAGGCGCCGACGCCGAGGCGGTCTTCACGTCGCCGGAAGCCGCCGACAAGACCCTGGCCCAGGCCCCCCAGCTCTGCGGAGGCGACCCGGCCATCCCCGCCCCCACCCTCATGTACGCCATCATCAGGGCAGACGGAGACAACATCGGCAAGCTGATATCCGGCTGCCTACCCCCCGCACAGCGGCCCCCCGTCGAGGATCGGCTTGTAGAAGGCGACAAAGGCCAGTGGGAGGAGGACCAGAGGCGGCTGGAAAAGCTAGAAAAGGCGGTCCAGGTCCTGGGGGAGAAGGCCAAGTGCCGGGGCGCCGGCGGCGGGGCTGAGGCGAGGTACGCGGTGCCGTCGCCTGCCTACTACGCCGCCCTCTCCGCCTCTATGATGATAACGGCGCTGAAAGACGCGTACATCGTGGCCAAGCACGACGGCGAGGTGGTCTTCGCCGGCGGCGACGACTTGCTGGCCTTCGCCCCCCTTGCCGCGGCCTTCCACATCGTGAAGGAGAGCAGAGAGGCCTACTGGGGAGAAGGCGGCTTCCACAAAATAGGCCCCTACTCCCTCCCAGCCCTCGCGGCCTATGGAAAAAGCTACTCGGTAAGAGCCGCCCACTCCATTACGGACTTCATGGCCATAGAGGTGGAGGAGGCGACCCGACTACTGGAAAAGGCCAAGGAGGCGGTCAGAGGCAAAGACGCGCTGGCCATCTCCACCTCCACCGGCCACGCGGGGTTCGCCAAGGCGCGCCACGCGGCGCTTGTGGAGCAGATAGCGGAGGCCTACAGGACGGGCAACCTCAGCAAAAACCTCCCCTACGACCTCGAGAGGTGGGCCGGCGACGGGCTGAGGTGCGGAGGCGGCGAGACGTGCAGAGAGGCGGCCAGCATAATCCTCACCTACGTGGCCAGCCGCAACTCCAAAAACGGCATCCCAAGCCGCTTGGAGGAGCTACTCGACGCCGTGGCCGACGGGGCGGATGCGGCATTGAAAAACGCCGCGGAGCTCCTAAAAGCGGCGAGGGAGTGGGCATGA
- a CDS encoding type III-B CRISPR module-associated Cmr3 family protein — protein MKVVIKPLGYARIAARPPSTPSIAARDEATAAPPPSTVLGMLGALKGIVAQCPGPGPQGAERQLVELAQALGVRSVWGPLVEIDGVLHAPGLDSLYAVKGGRVERRAISTIRRVGLALSAFKTAAPGFLYTATYVAEKAKYIYYIDADGLRGGVARLGGEGRLALVEVEEGEADIPEEITGRAILLTPLLIPEGRPPQCLRPLGVFEERGGAVEIAPKVRVVQWGLGFSEVCRERRPMYPAIAPGTVVEATRCGRNVGYLAELGYGALMPL, from the coding sequence ATGAAGGTGGTCATAAAGCCCCTGGGCTACGCCCGCATCGCCGCGAGGCCCCCCTCCACGCCCTCAATAGCGGCGAGGGACGAGGCAACCGCCGCGCCGCCCCCCTCCACAGTGCTGGGCATGCTGGGCGCGCTGAAGGGCATCGTCGCCCAGTGCCCCGGCCCAGGCCCCCAAGGCGCCGAGAGACAACTGGTGGAGCTGGCACAAGCTCTCGGCGTCAGAAGCGTCTGGGGGCCCCTGGTGGAGATAGACGGCGTCCTCCACGCCCCCGGCCTAGACTCCCTATACGCCGTCAAAGGGGGTAGGGTCGAGAGGAGGGCCATATCCACCATCCGCAGAGTGGGGCTAGCCCTAAGCGCCTTCAAGACAGCGGCGCCGGGCTTCCTGTACACCGCCACCTACGTCGCGGAGAAGGCGAAGTACATCTACTACATCGACGCCGACGGCTTGAGGGGGGGAGTGGCGAGACTAGGCGGCGAGGGGAGACTGGCCCTAGTCGAGGTGGAGGAGGGCGAAGCCGACATCCCAGAGGAGATCACCGGCAGAGCCATCCTCCTAACACCACTCCTAATCCCAGAGGGGAGGCCGCCCCAGTGCCTAAGGCCGTTGGGGGTGTTCGAGGAGCGGGGAGGGGCGGTTGAGATAGCCCCCAAGGTCAGGGTAGTCCAGTGGGGCCTAGGCTTCTCGGAGGTGTGCAGGGAAAGGAGGCCGATGTACCCCGCAATCGCCCCGGGCACCGTGGTGGAGGCCACCCGCTGCGGCAGAAACGTCGGCTACCTCGCAGAGCTGGGATACGGCGCGTTGATGCCTCTATGA